The Thermomonospora amylolytica sequence AAGGGTGCACGAGCCCCCGGCAGGGGCCCGTACGCCCAGGCGCGCGGCGTGCGGACGGTTCGCTCCCCGGTGGTCGATCCCACCTTGTGTGCGCCAGTCACGTGCGGCCCATCGTAGCGGACACGTTCTTGAAGAAATTACGTAGATTCGTAATAGTAGAGGAGAACTCGAACCGCAGGAGGCTTCCATGACCGGCTCGCTCCCCCGCCACATCGCACGGGTCCGGATGCCGCTGCTGGTCGCCGGGCTCGCCCTGGCGTTCAGCACGCTGTTCCACGACGCCGACTGGCTCGGCTCGATCGGGATGGCGGTGGTCCTGGGCATGCTGGTGCTGTTCTTCGTGCCGCTCGGGCAGGTACGCCGCGAGCCCGTCGGGGTCCACCCGCCGGTGGCGGGCCGGTGGATGGCGGTCAACAGCCCGGCCGACAAGACCCCCAGCCACGGCACCCACGAGTTCGGCCAGACCTACGCCGTCGACCTGGTGCACCGCCCCGACGACGGCTCCGGCTGGAAGGCGGTGCGGGGAGCCTGGCCGGTGGCGCGGCGGCCCGAGGCGTTCCCCTCGTTCGGCCGGCCGATCCTGGCCCCCGCCGACGCGGTGGTGGTACGGGCCGTGGACGGGCAGCGCGACCACTGGAGCCGCGACTCCTGGCCGGGCGTGATCTACCTGTTCCTCGTCGAGGGCGTCGTGCGCGGCCTCGCCGCCGCCTTCAGCCCGCGCTTCCTGCTCGGCAACCACGTCGTCCTGGACCTCGGCGACGGGGTGTACGCGGCCCTGGCCCACCTGCGGCGCGGCTCGGTGCGGGTGCGGCCCGGGCAGCGGGTCGCGGCGGGCGAGCCGATCGCCGAGTGCGGCAACTCCGGCAACTCCTCCGAGCCGCACCTGCACTTCCAGCTCATGGACTCCCCCAGGGCGGCGACCTCCCTGGGGCTGCCGTTCGCCTTCGCGTTCCGCGCCGACGGCGCCGAGCACTACGGTGTGCCGAAGAACATGCAGGTGTTCACCACCGCCACGAGCACCGGCGCGAGCATCAAGGAGCACGGTTGACCGAGCCCTCGACCGACGGCGACCCCTCGCTCGCCGAACGGGTGGCCCGGCTGGAGGCCCGCCTCGCCGAGCTGGAACGCGCCCGCCCCGCCGAGGGCGAGGCCGTCCCGGACGCCGGGACGTTCTGGGCCCTGGAGGGGCTCAAGGAACGCACCGGCGAGCCCGGCGGCCGGGTGCTGTTCACCGGCTCGGTGACGCTGCCCGGCGGCGAGCACTTCGAGTGGCAGCAGGAGTTCACGGCGGAGCACCTGCTGGACCGGGACTGGGGCGAGGCCGCCGCGGCGGTGGCCGCTTTGGGCCATCCGATCCGGCTGCTGCTGCTCCGCGAGATCCTGCACGGCGCCCGCACCGTCGCCGAGCTCGGCGCGCACGAACGGCTCGGCACGTCCGGGCAGCTCTACCACCATCTCCGCCAGCTGGTCGCGGCCGGATGGCTGCGCACCACGGCCCGCGGGCAGTACGCCGTCCCGGGCGAACGCGTCGTCCCGCTCCTGGTGGTGCTGGCCGCCGCACAGCGCTGAAAAGCCGCCCATCCGGCCGCCGCGGGGCGCATCCGGTCAGGGAGGGCTTATAGGGTCGCTTGGGACATGGGAGCGGCACACGCGAACGGGACCTCCGCGCGTCTGGCTTGGCTGGACGCGCTGCGCGGGCTGGCCGCCATGGCGGTGGCCTTCCACCACGCCACCTACCACTACACCCCGGACCTGCGCGCCCGGCTGACGGCCTGGTTCGACCCGGGCATGTACGGGGTCCTGGTCTTCTTCCTGGTCAGCGGGTACATCATCCCGGCCTCGCTGGAACGGTCGGGCTCGCTGCCGCGGTTCTGGGTGGGCCGGGCGTTCCGGATCTACCCGCTGCTGCTGTTCGCGCTGGCCGCGATCACGGCGATCGCCGCCGCCGGGCTGTG is a genomic window containing:
- a CDS encoding M23 family metallopeptidase — its product is MTGSLPRHIARVRMPLLVAGLALAFSTLFHDADWLGSIGMAVVLGMLVLFFVPLGQVRREPVGVHPPVAGRWMAVNSPADKTPSHGTHEFGQTYAVDLVHRPDDGSGWKAVRGAWPVARRPEAFPSFGRPILAPADAVVVRAVDGQRDHWSRDSWPGVIYLFLVEGVVRGLAAAFSPRFLLGNHVVLDLGDGVYAALAHLRRGSVRVRPGQRVAAGEPIAECGNSGNSSEPHLHFQLMDSPRAATSLGLPFAFAFRADGAEHYGVPKNMQVFTTATSTGASIKEHG
- a CDS encoding helix-turn-helix domain-containing protein, which gives rise to MTEPSTDGDPSLAERVARLEARLAELERARPAEGEAVPDAGTFWALEGLKERTGEPGGRVLFTGSVTLPGGEHFEWQQEFTAEHLLDRDWGEAAAAVAALGHPIRLLLLREILHGARTVAELGAHERLGTSGQLYHHLRQLVAAGWLRTTARGQYAVPGERVVPLLVVLAAAQR